The following proteins are encoded in a genomic region of Streptococcus sp. 29892:
- a CDS encoding aspartate carbamoyltransferase catalytic subunit gives MTITNGKVSLKHLVTMETLSNEEVLGLIQRGIAFKNGERVELDRKYYASNLFFEDSTRTHKSFEMAELRLDMGMIDFDARTSSVNKGETLYDTILTMSALGVDICVIRHSEVDYYKQLIDSPTIQTSIVNGGDGSGQHPSQSLLDLMTIYEEFGTFEGLKIAIAGDITHSRVAKSNMQILKRLGAEIYFAGPEEWYAEEFDVYGQHLNIDDIVEKVDVLMLLRVQHERHDGDGGFSKETYNRLHGLTEERYKRLKDRAIVMHPAPVNRDVEIDDHLVEAPKSRIVRQMQNGVFVRMAILEAIVNGKA, from the coding sequence ATGACAATTACAAATGGTAAAGTTTCACTCAAACACTTGGTTACTATGGAAACTCTTTCAAATGAGGAAGTGCTCGGGCTTATTCAGAGAGGAATTGCTTTCAAAAATGGGGAGCGGGTAGAGTTGGATAGGAAGTATTATGCTTCCAACCTATTTTTTGAGGATTCGACTAGGACCCATAAGTCTTTTGAAATGGCAGAGCTTCGTTTGGATATGGGCATGATTGACTTTGATGCGCGTACCAGTTCGGTCAATAAGGGTGAAACCTTGTATGATACGATTTTGACTATGTCAGCTCTGGGAGTTGATATTTGTGTTATTCGCCACTCTGAAGTAGATTACTACAAGCAGTTGATTGATAGCCCTACCATTCAGACTTCAATCGTCAATGGTGGTGATGGTTCTGGGCAACATCCAAGCCAGTCCTTGCTAGATTTGATGACCATTTATGAGGAATTTGGAACCTTTGAAGGTTTGAAGATTGCCATTGCTGGTGATATTACGCATTCACGAGTGGCTAAGTCAAATATGCAAATCTTGAAGCGTTTGGGCGCTGAAATTTACTTTGCTGGGCCAGAAGAGTGGTATGCAGAGGAATTTGATGTTTATGGTCAACATTTGAATATTGATGATATTGTTGAGAAAGTAGATGTCTTGATGTTGCTTCGTGTGCAACACGAGCGCCATGATGGTGATGGTGGTTTTTCGAAAGAAACCTATAATCGCTTGCATGGCTTGACTGAAGAACGCTACAAGCGCTTGAAAGACAGGGCTATTGTCATGCATCCTGCCCCTGTCAATCGTGATGTAGAAATTGATGACCATTTAGTAGAGGCACCAAAATCACGCATCGTCAGACAAATGCAGAATGGTGTATTTGTCCGAATGGCGATTTTGGAAGCTATTGTTAATGGTAAGGCTTAA
- a CDS encoding carbamoyl phosphate synthase small subunit has protein sequence MSKRRLILEDGTIFEGEAFGADIDVTGELVFSTGMTGYQESITDQSYNGQILTFTYPLVGNYGINRDDYESINPTCKGVVVSEWARRASNWRNQMNLDEFLKAKKIPAISGIDTRALTKIIRKHGTMKATLANVGDSVEHLTDQLRATVLPTNNIQQVSTKTAYPAPGIGRSVVLVDFGLKHSILRELAKRDCNVTVVPYDTTAEEILALNPDGVMLSNGPGNPDDVPEALDMIRGILGKIPIFGICMGHQLFAKANGATTYKMKFGHRGFNHAVREIATGRVDFTSQNHGYAVAREDLPECLMITHEEINDKSVEGVRHKYHPGFSVQFHPDAAPGPHDASYLFDEFMDLMDGFQAR, from the coding sequence ATGTCAAAAAGACGTTTAATTTTGGAAGATGGTACTATTTTTGAAGGTGAGGCCTTTGGTGCTGATATTGATGTGACTGGTGAGTTGGTTTTCTCGACTGGAATGACTGGTTATCAGGAATCAATCACAGACCAGTCCTATAATGGTCAGATTTTAACCTTTACCTATCCTTTAGTTGGAAATTACGGGATCAATCGAGATGATTATGAATCCATTAATCCGACCTGTAAGGGGGTTGTGGTTAGTGAATGGGCTCGTCGGGCAAGTAACTGGCGTAACCAGATGAACTTGGATGAATTTTTAAAGGCTAAGAAAATTCCAGCTATTTCTGGAATTGACACACGCGCCTTGACTAAAATTATTCGCAAACACGGTACCATGAAGGCCACCTTAGCAAATGTTGGTGATTCCGTTGAGCATTTGACGGATCAGCTGAGAGCGACTGTTTTGCCAACTAATAACATTCAGCAAGTATCTACCAAAACAGCCTATCCTGCGCCTGGAATTGGACGTAGTGTTGTGCTGGTTGATTTTGGCTTGAAGCATTCTATTCTTCGTGAATTAGCAAAACGCGATTGCAATGTGACGGTTGTTCCTTACGATACGACAGCAGAAGAAATATTGGCTCTTAATCCAGACGGTGTCATGCTGTCAAACGGTCCTGGTAACCCAGATGATGTTCCAGAAGCTTTGGACATGATTCGGGGCATTCTTGGAAAAATTCCAATTTTTGGTATCTGTATGGGGCACCAACTCTTTGCCAAGGCCAATGGTGCTACAACTTATAAGATGAAGTTCGGACATCGTGGTTTTAACCATGCTGTTCGTGAAATCGCGACTGGTCGAGTAGATTTTACCAGTCAGAACCACGGTTATGCTGTGGCTCGTGAAGATTTGCCAGAGTGTTTGATGATTACACATGAGGAAATCAATGACAAATCAGTGGAAGGGGTACGCCATAAGTACCATCCAGGTTTCTCTGTTCAATTCCATCCGGATGCAGCACCTGGTCCACATGATGCTAGCTATCTCTTTGATGAATTTATGGATTTGATGGATGGCTTCCAGGCAAGATAA